From the Triticum urartu cultivar G1812 chromosome 4, Tu2.1, whole genome shotgun sequence genome, the window cttgtccatcacatcattctcctaatgatgtcatcccgttaatcaaatgacaacacatatctatggttaggaaacttaaccatctttgatcaatgagctagtctagtagaggcttactagggacacggtgttttgtctatgtatccacacatgtatcaagttccggttaatacaattccagcatgaataataaacatttatcatgatataaggaaatataaataacaactttattattgcctctagggcatatttgcttCACCAATATCTTGTGAGTGTTCGTTATATTTCAATGTGTCCAGTTTTATTAGTGCCGATCTCTAAACTGTACAAAGAAATATCCTGATAGTGGTTTCTACTATATAGTTTGATATAAAGAGATAATGTGATTATGAAGAGCTACACATATCAATGGTAAGAGCATAATAGCTTTACTTGAGTTGCGAACAACTAGGGAAGTGGTGGTGAAGTGAGTAGGTACAATAAGACAATAGGTCTCATGGGCCAAGAAATCGACAATATACTAACATGGGACTCATGGCCTCCACTATTCATGGCGTGCACTCCCTTTTCAAAGGATGGATGACAGGATTCTTGATTCCTAACGAGCAAATTGGTGACTTACCTAGGATAAAATATTTTGTATGTCATTGTCGCATGTATCATCTTCTTCATGGAGGTTTCATTGTTTTTTAGAGTAGTTTTTCATCAGCTCTAGCATCGCTTTCGTGGTTGTGTCTGTGTCGACTTTAAGAGCAGCATATTGTCGTGTTGGTGGCGACAAGTTTTCTTGTCACGGCATGGTCTATTTAGTTGTTTGATAGACAATTTTGACTTTAACACCTGGGACATCAGCTAGATAAAATTTTAATTATTTGTATTGCATAGTCTGACTGATGTAAAAATAACCCTTCAATTGTATAAAACATGAAAAATAGGGGAAAACGTAAAGTGAAAACATGGACATGTACTTTGTGGTTTCAACATTTCTCGTCTGAGAGAAAACAAAGGTGAAACAACAGTAGCATTAGGTTTGGTGAAGTTACACTAGAGAGTTTGGCAGTTGTGTTGTATTGCGGTAACATAGCGGATTGATGCAATGCATATGTATGACAATGCAAAATTTGAACTCCAAACAGATGCAATGAGAAAACAGAAGGAGACAAATCCGGTGGTGAGTAGTATCAAATCCACTTGATTTTCTGTGGTTTTTCATGATGTTTTTCTATGATGCCATAGTTTAGAAGCCCGACAACACCCTAAGTACTATAGCACTAGTATCTCGCGTGTTATACTTAGTTTTTTAATTTTACAGAAAAGTTAACTGATTGGGAGAGTGGTGGCAAGCGAATCCCTTTTGATAGTAGTCAAATGATGGAAGTTTAAAAATGAAAATTGCCTTCTCTGACAGAAATTGTCATGTCGCTCTGAAGAAACTGTCAACCCCTCAAACTAAAAATGCGACCAAAATCATTCGCAAATGCCACCCCCTTTCTGCTATCGTTCGCCAGGTAAGCGGGTCCTAATTTTATCTTTATCAGATCCAGACAAACATTCTCTGTTTCTAATTTGGTTGCATGCATCACTCTGATGCAGAGGCCCGGGGTTATcctccttttccaaaaaaaaaatcTATGTTTCTAATAAATGGAACCTAGTAGACAGATTTATTTCTCTTATTTTGCCAAGACATGGTTCCTTAGATCACCATGCTCTTTATCTTGAGCCTCATGCAAATTCAAAATTGAGATGCTAGTTTGAAATTTAAGGATGTTCTTCGGCCAATTGTGCATAATCAGTCCTCAAAGTGAACATATTACAAGAACATGCAACCCAGCCATCCGCATTCCATTCCACCACCTACTCATTCCAGAGGCATGAGTGTGCGCTCTCAGAGTACCCACACAACAAGCGTCATGTCAATACATCATCGTGAATTGGTTGTGCCTCGCAATGGCCTTGCTGAAGGCATTATTTTGagagcatggattttcttcaggGTGGATACCCAAAATCTATAATCAGGCAACGACAACACTTGTGCACTGTTTTCTTTTTGAAGGCGTCGGTTTTGGAGAATTTAGACTTTGGGTGTTGTCTTAGTGGTGGTTCGTGCTGCAGTTACAAGGAATTGATCAATGTAACGGgatctttcttttcttcttcttcttccttttgttTTTGAGATGTGTGCATCTAAAATGTATTTATGACATTTCGTTGTTGCAGAGGCTGGTTACAATTGACATCTCCATAATATTAATATATTTCTTTTGTAGAAAGATTGTCAATATATCATATTGAAGTTCTGAAGAGCACTCATATTGCACGACTGCTCTAACGCAAGATGAATAACACAGCTCCACCTGCCTTTCTCCTCTCTCAAAACTCTTTTTTTTTTCGATAATTATTATCCTTTTCTCCTCCCGAAAGGAACAAATATACATATAATACAGTGGCCCAGCTGCTGAGGACGGTACTTGGACGAAGAAGATTATCTTTTGGCACGCAGAAAAGTGCGTGAACACAATCCAGCTCACATTCTCCTACGCAGCCGTACGTGAGGAGCACAGGAGCACAAGATCTAGCCTCTGGTTGCAGGCAGGCAAAGACCAGTCATCAGTAGCGAGTACCGAAGCGCGCCGGGCAGCGTATCGGGAAACAGCAACAGTGGCCGGGGAAAgaacaaagaaaaacaaacaaattAGGGCACACACGGATACCAAAAAAACGCATGCGGAAACGTGAAAAAAGCCAAGATCGCTCCGAACCAACACCACACCCCTCGCCCCATCACTTTATCTTTCTTCTCTTTTTCGTTTGTTCCTCCCCAACTCGACTGCGGCTCCCTCgttcctttctttctttcttgcgCTCTGCTGCTTGATTAACGGcgagtgggagagagagagagaaacacCAGGAGTTGAGTAGTGGTAGTAGCACACTGCTCTAGATCATTACCAGTATTCTTCTTTCTAACAGACATGCTTAGACGTGGGATCGATGTAGGCCGCAGAAATTTTTTTTTAATACTGTGTTGGCGCGGTGTTAAACTTGAGAACTCTTGATTCGGATATCATATTTGACTTCATGCTCGAAAGTCCGAACTAACCGAGAAAGATAGACAATATACTTCAACAATCAACATAGTGGAGGTTTGAAATCCCAATTTTTTGCTCCCAAATTTGAGCAGCCGCTGCACCTATCTCCCTCTGTCTCCAAAATGGAagtcctctccctctctctcacacacagtCACATGCTTAAGTACTGGCATGGCATGGCAGCAGTAACACTTTCCCCCGAAGTGCATTGCTTGGTATGCATGGTTTGCCCCTCTACCACTGCCCTCCTTGGGTCTTGCTAGGGCAGCGAGcaaaagcagagagagagagagagagagagagagagagagagggacaCTGACCATCCTAGAGATTCCTCTGCAAGCGCTTTATTCCCTTCCACCCTCGCACGTATTTGAGCCAAGCTCGCTTActcactcacacacacacaacgGCTCAAGTTTTTCTCTTTCATTCAAGATTCACTCTTCTTGCCCTCTTCCTCCTCAGATAAGCTGTGTGGAAGGCTACTGGCTACTAGTAGGAGTGGAGTAGGGTCGTAGTATTTGGTTCTTCTCCCCCCTTTGCTTGGGAAGCCGGTAAGCTCGCCACGGCATTACCAGCCCCTCCTCTGCCTGCCCTCCTCACTCGCAGAGAGAAGAGAAGAGGAGGAGAGAATCCACATTTTGTTCCCATCCTCATCAATCCTCTCCCCCTCTTCTTTCCATCAAATCACAATCTTTGTTTATAGGGTGCATGTAGCCCAACAGTGGCCGCATTGTCTCTACCCCCTCCCtcttcttccttccttccttggCTCCCTCCCAACCCGCGCGCTCCCGAGCAACCTGCAGCTTCGACCCTGGGCTGCTCTGCTTGCTGCATGACCGCTGTGCTCCCCTGAGctgaggaaggaaggaagggaaCAATGAGAGATGGCTGCAACACCACCAAGAAGAGCAAGGTACCGCCCTCCCATCCctctgtcttcttcctcctgattGCTCTGTTTCCCTGTGCCTGAATGCGGTTCGGTTGCTGTGGCGTGTAGCTGTCGTGGTCCAAGAGCCTGGTCAGGAAGTGGTTCAACATCAGGAGCAAGGCCCACGACTTCCACGCCGACGACGCCGCCGCGGCCTCCgggaggagaggcggcggcgacgatGAGGAGTGGAGGGGCAGCAGCTTCGCCAGGAACGAGCCGGCCAGCGCCGCCAAGAAGAGCCGGACGGAGAGGCCGTCCAGGCGGAGCCGCGAGCACTCTAGGCGGGGCAAGATCGACCTCGACGCCGCCGAGGCCACCGTCACCATGGACTACAGGTTGCTCCGCCGCCCGCCCCTGCATTCGCATTACATAATTCCATCTTCGTCTCCGCTCTCCTGTGTGTGTGTGGCCTTGTTAGTTAAAAAAGAACGAAACTGCCTGCAGGATCTTCGTTGCTACGTGGAATGTGGGCGGCCGATCCCCTCCCGGCGGCATGGGCCTCGAGGACTGGCtccacgccgcgccgcccgccgacaTCTACGTCCTCGGGTACGTGTCCCCGGATTTCTCCGTGCCGGATTCCTCAATGCTGCGGCTCGGACTGACAATTTCGGTGCCGCCGTGGTGTTCGTCCAAAGGTTCCAAGAGATCGTGCCGCTGAACGCCGGCAATGTGCTGGGCACGGAGGACAACGGGCCGGCGAGGAAGTGGGTGTCGCTGATCAGGAGGACGCTGAACGACCTGCCGGGCgccggcagcggcagcggcaacGGGAGCTTCCGGACgccgtcgccggcgccgccggAACCGGTGGCGGAGGCGGACGACGACTTCGAGGGGGCGAGGCACCAGACCAACAACGCGGCCTTCTTCCACCGCCGGTCCTTCCACAGCCGGAGCCTGCGGATGGAGGGCGACGCCCTGGCGCCGCAGCCCAGGCTGGAGCGCCGGTACAGCGTCTGCGACCGCGCGATCTACGGCTCCCGCCGGCCCAGCGACTACGAGGCGCACTGCCGGTGGGGCGGCTCGTCGGACGACGACAACAACACCGGGGAGTCGCCCAGCACGGTGTACTCGCCCATGTCGTACGGGTACGGCCACGCGCCGTCCCTGGACGACGGCCATAGGCCAGCTTCTGGTCACACTAGGTACGATTCAAGTTCCATGCCATGTACTCTGTCAACACATGCTATTTTTAATGGAGACAAAGTACATTATGGTCTCATAAATAGATGTGGTGAGTAATCTGTGTTGTGATCCGTGTTGCAATCTGATGTTCTTCAGATATTGCCTGGTTGCAAGCAAGCAAATGGTGGGATTGTTTCTGATGATTTGGGCTCGGAAGGACATTAGGGATGACATCAGAAATCTCAAGGTTTCTTGTGTTGGCAGAGGATTGATGGGCTACCTTGGGAACAAGGTTGGTCACTGTTCCTACCACAAATGCTATGTGGTTATTATGATTTTTGCAATAATGTTTTGCATTTTATGAATTGATCACAAACAAGAGGCATTGTTAGCTTAGATATAGTATTCAACCGGCAAAGGATTTGTTTTCCAGGGTTCGATTTCGATTAGCATGACATTGCACCAAACAAGCTTCTGCTTCGTCTGCAGCCACCTGACGTCGGGGCAGAAGGAAGGCGACGAGATGCGGAGGAACTCAGATGTGCTTGAGATCCTCAGGAAGACCAGGTTCCCAATGGTTTACGGGCAGTATGAGCGCTCACCGGAAACTATCTTAGAGCATGAGTAAGCAAGCACAGAACCTTGGAATTGTCCCCTAAAGCTTGTTttcatgtgcatttggtgcaaTATTGGGGCCCTTAACGCGC encodes:
- the LOC125552713 gene encoding type I inositol polyphosphate 5-phosphatase 4-like; the encoded protein is MRDGCNTTKKSKLSWSKSLVRKWFNIRSKAHDFHADDAAAASGRRGGGDDEEWRGSSFARNEPASAAKKSRTERPSRRSREHSRRGKIDLDAAEATVTMDYRIFVATWNVGGRSPPGGMGLEDWLHAAPPADIYVLGFQEIVPLNAGNVLGTEDNGPARKWVSLIRRTLNDLPGAGSGSGNGSFRTPSPAPPEPVAEADDDFEGARHQTNNAAFFHRRSFHSRSLRMEGDALAPQPRLERRYSVCDRAIYGSRRPSDYEAHCRWGGSSDDDNNTGESPSTVYSPMSYGYGHAPSLDDGHRPASGHTRYCLVASKQMVGLFLMIWARKDIRDDIRNLKVSCVGRGLMGYLGNKGSISISMTLHQTSFCFVCSHLTSGQKEGDEMRRNSDVLEILRKTRFPMVYGQYERSPETILEHDRIIWLGDLNYRIALSYRSVKALVEMRNWKALLEKDQLRIEQRGGRVFAGWNEGRIYFPPTYKYSTNSDKYAGEDMNQKEKRRTPAWCDRILWYGRGLGQLSYVRGESRFSDHRPVYSVFSAEVESINHSRIQKMSCSSSQLDIGELLPYSYGYTDINPYGYTDLNFY